Genomic segment of uncultured Tolumonas sp.:
TACCATAACCAGGTCGCGATTATTCCTAAAACTGGAATACTCAAATCAGAATTCATTCATTTTGCAACACGAATTTCATCGTGATAATGGCGTATGAGACATCAATCATGTCACCGCAACTGATTCGGAATGAAGGAATTGCTATGAATAATTTTAGTTACCGTAACACCACTCAGATCCATTTTGGTCAGGGTCAAATCGCAAAAATCCGTGATGAAATGCCCGCTAATGCGCGTGTTCTCATTACTTACGGCGGCGGTAGCATTAAGAAAAATGGTGTAATGGAACAAGTTCATGCCGCACTGGAAGGTGTGACCTACTTTGAATTTGGCGGCATCGAACCAAACCCACATTTTGAAACACTGATGAAAGCTGTTGATGTGATCAAACAAGAGAACATCAACTTCATTCTGGCTGCTGGCGGTGGTTCGGTGATAGACGGCTCTAAATTCATCGCAGCGGCGGCGTTATACCCGAATGACCCGTGGGAAATTATTCAAACTTACGGCGCAAAAGTGACGCAAGCCGTGCCACTTGGTTGCGTATTAACACTCGCAGCCACAGGCTCTGAAATGAACAATGGCGCGGTGATTACTAAAGCGGCCACGCAAGATAAATTGTTCTTCTTCTCTGAACATGTTTATCCGAAATTTTCAGTGCTTGACCCAACCACCACTTATAGTTTGCCGCCGCGTCAGATTGCCAATGGTGTTGTCGACAGCTTCGTGCACATTGTTGAGCAATATGTAACCTATCCGGTT
This window contains:
- a CDS encoding iron-containing alcohol dehydrogenase yields the protein MNNFSYRNTTQIHFGQGQIAKIRDEMPANARVLITYGGGSIKKNGVMEQVHAALEGVTYFEFGGIEPNPHFETLMKAVDVIKQENINFILAAGGGSVIDGSKFIAAAALYPNDPWEIIQTYGAKVTQAVPLGCVLTLAATGSEMNNGAVITKAATQDKLFFFSEHVYPKFSVLDPTTTYSLPPRQIANGVVDSFVHIVEQYVTYPVNAKVQDRLAEGLLLNIVEDGPKALENPTDYDIRANLMWTATMALNGLLSTGVPADWATHLIGQEITGLYGLDHAQTLAIVIPAVWAYKQSAKKEKLLQYAERVWGMTDGDEDARVVAVIEKTRQFFEQMGVKTRLSDYGLDRSVIPAVVAKLKEHGHVQLGEKADITPDDVTAILELAL